DNA from Aquaspirillum sp. LM1:
CCCTGCCATTGCAGCGCGCCATTGGCCTTGAGCTGGCCCCGGCGAATGGCGTCCGGGTAGCCCAGCCGGGTGAGCAGGCCATCCAGATGGGGGCTGTCCAGCTGGCCGCGCAGCGCGGTTACCCCCTGTTTGCCATCGTTTTGCCAGACGCCAGTCACCTGCACCCGGCCATCTGGGCTGTTCAGTGACAGCTGGTCCAGCTGCCAGCCGTGCGGGCGCGGCTGCATGCTCAGTTGCAGCTGGCCCAGGTCGTGTTGCTGGTAGTCCAGCCGGTCCACGCTGATGGCCAGTGCCGGCAGATTGCTGGCCAGCTGGCCCGCGCCCACTTCGCTGCTGCTGTCGGTGGCTGGCAGTGGCAGGGTCAGCCGCGCCAGCCGGGCACTCAGCCGTCCGCCGTGGTCGGGCTCCCAGCGCAGCGTGCCGGCCAGCTCCTGGGCGCTGACCTGGCCACTCCATTCGCCATGGCTGGCTTGCAGCTGCGCCTTGACCTGTGCCAGCCGGCGGCCCTGGCTGAACAACTGAGCGGCTTTCAGGTTGACCGTCAGCGGCGGCCAGTTGCCGCCGGCATCGCCGCCGCCCAGGCTGAGCCATGGGTCAAGGTCAAAGCGTTCGCTATTGATCGCCACGGCAATGCCGTGCAGCGGCAGCGGCGGCAGTGCCCCCGATGGCCCCAGCCGCAGCGCGCCGCGCTGCACCACGCCGTCGGGATCAAACAGCATCTGCCCCTGCAATGCATTGCCCAGCCTGATGCCCAGCCGCTGGCCGTGGCGTTGTTCCGGATTGGGGCTGAGGTCCAGCCGCAGCGGCAGGCTGTCGGTACTGGCCTTGCCAATTGGTGCTGGCAGCTGGCTGCTCACCCCGGTTAACGACGATTCCAGCCAGAGTGACTCCAGCTGCTGGCCCACGCTGAATTCGCCGCGATATTCGCTATTGCCGGCCACATGCGGGGCCAGCCACGGCAGGTATTGCCGGGTGGCATCGCGCAGATTGGCCTGGCCAGCCAGCTTAAACTGCATGCGCCCGGCCTGGCCACGGCTGATGCGCAGCTGGCCCGCGCCGCCCAGCGCGGTAAAGTGCAGGCCATCGCTGCTGGCCCCGGTTTCGCTGAATTGCAGCGGGCCGCTGACCTCGGTCAGCGGCGGAATGGCGTAGTCGGCAAAGGTGATGGCATTGCGGGCAAAGCGGTATTCGCCCTTGACCTGGGTGGCGTTGGCGTCGTCCAGCGGAATAGCCAGCTTCAGGCTGAGTTCGCCGTTACCCTGGGGGCGGGCTGCCGACGCCAGCCCGCCCAGCAGCCGGTCAATCGGGCTGGCGCGCAGAAACTGAATGAACGCCAGCGTGGGCCCGCGCGCCTGGCCTTCAATCTGCAAATGGCTGCTGGCGTGTTCAATATCCGGCAGCACGCCGTTCACGGCGTGCAACTGCGCTCCCATTACCCGGCCACTGGCCTGGCGGATTTCCATCCGGTTGCCCAAAAACAGCAGCTCGCCGTCAATCTGCTCCAGCGCCGGCCAGCCCGGCGCGTAGGCCAGCGTCACCTTGTCGGCGCGGGTGCGCACCTCAAACACGCCACTGCCCGGTGCAGCAAACGGAAAATGGTCCAGATCGCCCTGCAGGCGCAGGCTGGCCCCGTCGGCATGGCCGCCCTTGAGCGCCGCCACCAGCCAGCTGCGGGTGTCATTGCCAATCGACAGCGGCAGATACGCCGGTACCCGGTTGGCCGGCATCCGCCCCAGTGTGGCTTTCAGGTCAATCCGCCCTGCATGGCCAGGCACATAGCGGTAGCGCCCGGCCAGCTGGCCGCTGACATCGGCGTTGCTGAAGCGGATATCGTCCAGATCCACCGCTACGCCCTGGGCTTCGCGGGTCCACGCCACCTTGGCATCCAGCGCATTAAAACCCAGCGGCGCAACAAACACCCCCGGCAGGGTCACACTGGCGGCCCCCTGGTTTTTCAGGTTCAGCTCGCCCCGGTTTTCGTCAAAGTTCAGCGCACCGGTCATGCCGGTGACCGAAGGCAGCACGCCAGAGCCATGCCAGCCCAGCTGGCGAAACGCGCCCGACACCTGGTAGCGCGACGGGGCCACCACATCGCCACGCCAGCCAACATGTACTTTTTCGACAAAGCCGGTTGGGTCGAGGGTTTTCCACGCGGTGTTCTGGTCCAGCGGCAAATGGCGCAGCAGTGGCTTGATCGCCGCCAGGTCTACCTGCGACAGGGTGAGCTTGCCATGGCCATCGCTGCCTTCCTTCCATTCGCCGTCAATATCGGCGTGGTCGAAGATAGCCGCGTTTTCTGCCACCGCCACCAGGTCGTGGGCGGCCAGCTTCCAGACACCAGACGACGACTGGCTCAGTTGCACCGCGCCAGACAGCACCGGCACCCGTACCGCGTCTTCATTGGGATTCAGCCGCAGCAGCACATTGCGCAGCGACAGACGGGCATTGAGCATGTCGATGCGCGCACCGTCAAAGCCCAGTTCAACGCTGGTTTGCCCCTCGCCCTGTGGCAGCACCCGGCTGCGGTTGAAGTTCAGGTAGTTTTCCCAGGCCGACAGCCGCACCCCACCCACCTCCAGCCGGGCGCGGCCCTGCCAGCGTTTCCAGTCGGCCAGCCGGTCGCCGCGCCAGTCCATCGACGCAGAAAAACTCGACAGCCAGTCACGCGGCGGGCGGGCGCTGATCGACAGGCTGTGGCGCAGCAAGCCCCGGCGCAACACCACCCGGCCTTCGGTCAGGGTGAGCTCGGCCAGGCCGGCAAATTCATCGTGCCAGTGCAGGGTGGCCTGATCAATGCGCACCTCGCCCTGGCGCAGCAGCCAGTCGGGCAGCGCCGAATCGCCATTGCCCTGGGTCAGATCAATGCCGTTGACCAGAATGGCCCCCTGGGGGTCGCGGCGGATATGGATCACCGGGCCGGTGAGCGCAATCCGGTCGAAGTGCGGCTCCAGGCGCCATAGCGAACTGAGCGATGGGGCCAGCTCCAGCCGGTCAAACTGCTGGGTGGCACCGGTTCCGGGCTGGGTAATGGTTACCTGGCGCATGTACAGCACCAGCTGGCCGTGCCGCCAGCCGCCGCCCAGCTCGCCAATGCTGACCGTCTGGCCAATGCTGTGCGACAGCTGGGCGGCCAGCTCGGGCTTGAACTGGGGCAGGCGCGGCAACAGCCAGAACTGCACCACGCAGGCCAGCGCCGCCAGCAACAGTGTCACGGACAAAATCAGCCATCCCAGCACGCGGGTCAGCCGTCGCGCCAGCGGATGGCGCAACTGGGGGAATCTGCGGGTGAAAACGTTCAAAACTCACGCCCGCTCAGGATATGATAGAGAGATTCACCCATGGATTCGTCGGTTTGATGAAGAACGGTCATTATATGCCAGTAAGCCTTCCCGTAGCCTCCCCCCTGACGCCAATTG
Protein-coding regions in this window:
- a CDS encoding YhdP family protein, which encodes MLGWLILSVTLLLAALACVVQFWLLPRLPQFKPELAAQLSHSIGQTVSIGELGGGWRHGQLVLYMRQVTITQPGTGATQQFDRLELAPSLSSLWRLEPHFDRIALTGPVIHIRRDPQGAILVNGIDLTQGNGDSALPDWLLRQGEVRIDQATLHWHDEFAGLAELTLTEGRVVLRRGLLRHSLSISARPPRDWLSSFSASMDWRGDRLADWKRWQGRARLEVGGVRLSAWENYLNFNRSRVLPQGEGQTSVELGFDGARIDMLNARLSLRNVLLRLNPNEDAVRVPVLSGAVQLSQSSSGVWKLAAHDLVAVAENAAIFDHADIDGEWKEGSDGHGKLTLSQVDLAAIKPLLRHLPLDQNTAWKTLDPTGFVEKVHVGWRGDVVAPSRYQVSGAFRQLGWHGSGVLPSVTGMTGALNFDENRGELNLKNQGAASVTLPGVFVAPLGFNALDAKVAWTREAQGVAVDLDDIRFSNADVSGQLAGRYRYVPGHAGRIDLKATLGRMPANRVPAYLPLSIGNDTRSWLVAALKGGHADGASLRLQGDLDHFPFAAPGSGVFEVRTRADKVTLAYAPGWPALEQIDGELLFLGNRMEIRQASGRVMGAQLHAVNGVLPDIEHASSHLQIEGQARGPTLAFIQFLRASPIDRLLGGLASAARPQGNGELSLKLAIPLDDANATQVKGEYRFARNAITFADYAIPPLTEVSGPLQFSETGASSDGLHFTALGGAGQLRISRGQAGRMQFKLAGQANLRDATRQYLPWLAPHVAGNSEYRGEFSVGQQLESLWLESSLTGVSSQLPAPIGKASTDSLPLRLDLSPNPEQRHGQRLGIRLGNALQGQMLFDPDGVVQRGALRLGPSGALPPLPLHGIAVAINSERFDLDPWLSLGGGDAGGNWPPLTVNLKAAQLFSQGRRLAQVKAQLQASHGEWSGQVSAQELAGTLRWEPDHGGRLSARLARLTLPLPATDSSSEVGAGQLASNLPALAISVDRLDYQQHDLGQLQLSMQPRPHGWQLDQLSLNSPDGRVQVTGVWQNDGKQGVTALRGQLDSPHLDGLLTRLGYPDAIRRGQLKANGALQWQGGVFSPVLSSLRGELTVLAENGQFEKINPGMGRLLGVFSLQSLPRRFQLDFHDIFSQGFAFNSASGKINVDNGLVTIRDMKMIGPAANVALSGRADLGRDRQQLRVTVEPHLSESVALATGAALLNPLIGMAALAAQKVLQDPVGKLFAYDYEITGSLSAPVIRKLDRFGGDSTSETK